A part of Antechinus flavipes isolate AdamAnt ecotype Samford, QLD, Australia chromosome 6, AdamAnt_v2, whole genome shotgun sequence genomic DNA contains:
- the MTA2 gene encoding metastasis-associated protein MTA2, whose translation MAANMYRVGDYVYFENSSSNPYLVRRIEELNKTANGNVEAKVVCLFRRRDISSSLNSLADSNAREFEEESKQPGVSEQQRHQLKHRELFLSRQFESLPATHIRGKCSVTLLNETDILSQYLEKEDCFFYSLVFDPVQKTLLADQGEIRVGCKYQAEIPERLAEGESDNRNQQKMEMKVWDPDNPLTDRQIDQFLVVARAVGTFARALDCSSSIRQPSLHMSAAAASRDITLFHAMDTLQRNGYDLAKAMSTLVPQGGPVLCRDEMEEWSASEAMLFEEALEKYGKDFNDIRQDFLPWKSLASIVQFYYMWKTTDRYIQQKRLKAAEADSKLKQVYIPTYTKPNPNQIISVGSKPGMNGAGFQKGLTCESCHTTQSAQWYAWGPPNMQCRLCASCWIYWKKYGGLKTPTQLEGAARGTTEPHSRGHLSRPEAQSLSPYTTSANRAKLLAKNRQTFLLQTTKLTRLARRMCRDLLQPRRAARRPYAPINANAIKAECSIRLPKAAKTPLKIHPLVRLPLATIVKDLAAQAPLKPKTPRGTKTPINRNQMTQNRSLGGIVVKRAYESVVPFSANGRPLTSGIRSSTQPAAKRQKLNPADAPNPVVFVATKDTRALRKALTHLEMRRAARRPNLPLKVKPPLPPVRAPIPPPLPPHPASTNEPIVLED comes from the exons ggGAATTTGAGGAGGAGTCCAAGCAGCCCGGAGTCTCGGAGCAGCAGAGGCACCAGCTGAAGCACCGGGAGCTTTTCCTTTCTAGACAGTTTGAATCGTTGCCAGCCACCCACATACG TGGGAAATGCAGTGTGACGCTACTGAATGAAACGGACATCCTGAGCCAGTACCTGGAGAAGGAG GACTGCTTCTTCTACTCCTTGGTGTTTGACCCCGTGCAAAAAACGCTTCTGGCCGACCAGGGCGAGATCCGGGTGGGCTGCAAGTACCAAGCGGAGATCCCCGAGCGGCTGGCCGAAG GCGAGTCTGATAATCGAAATCAGCAGAAGATGGAAATGAAAGTCTGGGATCCAGACAACCCCTTGACCGACCGGCAGATCGACCAGTTCCTCGTTGTGGCCCG TGCCGTGGGCACCTTCGCCAGGGCCCTGGACTGCAGCAGCTCCATTCGGCAGCCGAGTCTGCACATGAGTGCAGCAGCTGCCTCCCGAGACATCACTCTG TTCCACGCCATGGACACTCTCCAGCGCAATGGCTACGACCTGGCCAAAGCCATGTCCACGCTGGTGCCCCAGGGCGGCCCCGTGCTGTGTCGGGACGAGATGGAGGAGTGGTCGGCCTCAGAGGCCATGCTCTTCGAGGAGGCGCTGGAGAAATATGGCAAGGATTTCAATGATATCCGTCAGGACTTT CTCCCCTGGAAGTCTCTCGCCAGTATCGTCCAGTTCTATTACATGTGGAAAACCACTGACCGCTACATCCAGCAG AAAAGGTTAAAAGCAGCTGAAGCCGACAGTAAACTGAAACAGGTCTACATCCCTACCTA CACTAAGCCGAATCCGAACCAGATCATCTCTGTGGGGTCCAAGCCTGGCATGAATGGGGCCGGATTCCAGAAGGGGCTGACCTGCGAGAGCTGCCACA CCACCCAGTCGGCCCAGTGGTATGCGTGGGGCCCCCCCAACATGCAGTGCCGCCTCTGTGCCTCTTGTTGGATCTACTGGAAGAAGTACGGGGGGCTGAAGACGCCGACGCAGCTGGAGGGGGCGGCACGGGGTACTACC GAGCCGCATTCCCGGGGCCACTTATCTCGCCCCGAGGCCCAGAGCCTTTCTCCGTACACAACCAGCGCCAACCGGGCCAAGCTGCTGGCCAAGAACAGGCAGACGTTTCTGCTGCAGACGACCAAGCTGACCCGTCTCGCCCGGCGCATGTGCAGGGATCTGCTGCAGCCGAGGAGGGCCGCCCGCCGACCCTATGCCCCCATCAACGCCAACGCCATCAAGGCCGAAT GTTCCATCCGGCTCCCCAAGGCAGCCAAGACACCTCTCAAGATTCACCCCCTGGTGCGATTGCCCCTGGCCACCATCGTCAAAGACCTCG CGGCTCAGGCTCCTCTGAAACCAAAAACGCCACGAGGCACAAAGACACCGATCAATAGGAACCAAATGACCCAGAACCGGAGCTTGGGGGGCATTGTGGTGAAACGTGCCTATGAGAGT GTGGTTCCATTTTCAGCCAACGGGAGGCCCCTCACCTCAGGGATTCGATCAAGCACACAGCCGGCAGCCAAGCGGCAGAAGCTGAACCCCGCAGATGCCCCCAACCCGGTGGTATTTGTGGCCACAAAAGATACCAG GGCATTACGGAAGGCCTTGACTCACCTGGAAATGCGGCGGGCCGCACGCAGGCCCAACTTGCCCTTGAAGGTGAAGCCGCCACTGCCTCCGGTCCGGGCCCCGATTCCTCCCCCTTTACCCCCACACCCTGCCAGCACCAATGAGCCTATTGTCCTGGAGGATTAA